One region of Oncorhynchus nerka isolate Pitt River linkage group LG22, Oner_Uvic_2.0, whole genome shotgun sequence genomic DNA includes:
- the LOC115105200 gene encoding C-C chemokine receptor type 9-like encodes MEWPLFTALPTDETLSGDYTGDYGTFTETPGGLCDKSWVREFRGLYEPPLFWLIFILGAVGNLMVVFIFTTVRHRLKTMTDVYLLNLAVADLLFLGTLPFWAADATKGWMFGLSLCKLLSAIYKINFFSSMLLLTCISVDRYVAIVQFTKAHNQKNKRLSVSKLTCLAVWIISGLLALPELIFAQVKPDRRGNSFCVLVYPNNLFNRTKILVLVLQICVGFFLPLLVMVLCYSVIIRTLLQAKSFEKHKALRVIFAVVAVFVLSQLPYNGLLVVDATQAADTTITDCAVLELFDVAGQIAKSLAFTHACINPFLYVFIGVRFQKDLLRLLKLCTCGLSQGSVSKLQAVPNRPSVMSDTETTCALAL; translated from the exons ATGGAGTGGCCGTTGTTCACTGCACTCCCAACTGATGAAACT CTGTCTGGAGATTACACCGGCGACTATGGGACCTTCACTGAGACCCCAGGGGGGCTATGTGACAAGAGCTGGGTGAGGGAGTTTCGGGGACTCTACGAACCCCCGCTGTTCTGGCTCATCTTCATCTTGGGCGCTGTGGGCAACCTGATGGTGGTCTTCATCTTTACCACGGTGCGCCACCGCCTCAAGACCATGACGGACGTCTACCTACTCAACCTGGCCGTGGCCGACCTTCTCTTCCTGGGCACGCTGCCTTTCTGGGCCGCCGACGCCACCAAGGGCTGGATGTTCGGCCTGAGCCTCTGTAAGCTCCTCTCGGCCATCTACAAGATCAACTTCTTCAGCAGCATGCTTCTGCTCACATGTATCAGCGTGGACCGCTATGTGGCTATCGTCCAGTTTACCAAGGCCCACAACCAGAAGAACAAGAGGCTGTCTGTCAGCAAGCTGACCTGCCTAGCTGTCTGGATCATCTCAGGCCTCCTGGCCCTGCCTGAGTTAATCTTCGCCCAAGTCAAGCCTGACCGTAGGGGCAATTCCTTCTGTGTCTTGGTCTACCCAAACAACCTCTTCAATCGCACCAAGATCCTGGTGCTCGTTCTGCAGATCTGTGTGGGGTTTTTCCTGCCGCTGCTGGTCATGGTGCTGTGCTACTCTGTCATCATCCGCACCCTGCTGCAGGCCAAGAGCTTTGAGAAGCACAAGGCACTCAGGGTCATCTTCGCTGTGGTGGCTGTGTTTGTCCTCTCCCAGCTGCCGTACAATGGGCTACTGGTGGTCGACGCCACGCAGGCCGCCGACACCACCATCACGGACTGTGCTGTATTGGAACTTTTCGATGTCGCTGGTCAAATTGCCAAGAGTCTGGCGTTCACCCACGCCTGCATTAACCCCTTCCTGTACGTGTTCATTGGCGTTCGCTTCCAGAAGGATCTGCTGAGGCTGCTGAAGCTGTGCACCTGCGGCCTGAGCCAAGGAAGTGTCAGTAAGCTGCAGGCCGTCCCCAACCGCCCTTCTGTCATGTCTGACACTGAGACTACCTGTGCCCTCGCCTTGTAA